The genomic stretch ccgcaggcAATTGCAGCAGAAGGAGGGCCGACGGCGCGGTGGCGGCTCAGTGCGGGAACGGCGATGCAACATGGAGCGGTGGTCGATTGGGGGAAGGCCGCGAGAGGTGGCTGCGCGTGCGTGAAGGCGCGTGGTGCACACGACCGGCCAGCGGCAGCGGTTGGTGCGGTGTGAGGCCGGTCGCCCAGCGTGGGACGAGCAGCGGACAGGCGCGGAGCGAGCAGGCCACAGAAGCAGGGACGACGCGAGGACCCCAACAAcggaggtggaggtacaacAGCGTGGCgtgtggaggcgcggcggcggcaccgccccGGATGAGCTGCCGTGGTTGTGGTCCGGGAGTGGAGCGTGCAGTGAGGGTCGAGATGCTCCGGGCAAAAGCCCTCGCCGACGTTCTTGCTCGTGGAGATGACGGCGGAGCCATAGGGCATAATTTTCCCCGTTGGGGACGTCATGTTGTAGCCTCAACCCTGCTGCacggggttctctgggtgaaaacgTTCTTTAGATCTTGGATGAGCAACGGTGGCGCCATTGGCGttgtgccctccttggaggcatcgtctctagagacccaactcGATTTGTAGCATTGTTGGTCCATTGGTTATGGGTGGCCGCATCCGGTGGCGGCAATTCCGCCGCGTGGCAAGCTGGACAGGTGTTGCCGAGCCCACGTGGAGGCGGTCGCAGTTATGGTCGCAACCAGGGGTTGTCACATGGTTGTTGGATTTGGCTGCTTGTAGCGGATCACGACGGTTGGCGTTGCCTGGCAACGGTCAGTGCGATGAGGGACATCATCGGAGGACGACGCTTGCAGTAATGGCATCGTGGGACGACTAAGCTTGCAGCGGACCGtggcgggttgctcagcttCGCTGGGCTATCTAATGCGGTACATCGTTCAAAGACGGCGCAAAGCGACTTCTTTAGCTTGCTAGCACGGTGGCGGAGGCTATGTGCGCGGGTGAAGTAACGAGGAGATGTCGACCTGCGGTGGCGGCTTGGTTGATTGATGGAGATCTTAGGGAGTaaggcaacattgctcaccactctgacagtaacaaaagaaacggatccgtgacgTGGAGTACTGTGGCGGGTGTGGCGAGACCCCCACGTGCGGTGTTTCTTTGAGGCGATGAGAGCGAGGTGGGGTCCAATGGCGGATGTGACGAGGTCCCGCGCGTTatgttatcgtggtggcgactgcgaggcagcttGCGAAAGGTCCAGATTCGGTAGTATCACcctgtcaggtggagtgtggtgttgcagcggcatTACGACGGAGGATCCCGCATGGCGTGGCCTGCTCGGTGCGGTGCGGTCTGTTTCTCTCGGTTCCCTGCTGACACAGGGCCATGTGTGAAGGTTTTGGTGACTACATTAGCGTGAGAATGTTGGTGGGGGCTGCGGTAAGGCTTCGGTTCTACTGCCGTTGTCAGGCGGAGTAAAATTCGCTTGAGATGAGTTGAGTTCGacgcgtgttgatgtcccaatctgaTCGGGTGATATGTTGTTGAGTTAAGTTGATTTGCGATGGTATGGTGCGCTATGTGTTTGTGTTGCTTTGTTCCCATTTGTTGTTTTCGCGCAGCCTGGGTTTCAtcttatttttaatataaaaagaatATGTCAATTTTTAAATTATTGAACAATGAAAGAAGGACAAATGATCTGTATTACCTCTTGCAATGAGCTAACTATCAAAATATTTGCTTTTGCAATTGATTTATTGCACGTGGGCatcgtttaaaaaaaagaatatgtcAATTTTTAAATTATTGAACAATGAATGAAGGACAAATGATCTGTATTACCTCTTGCAATGAGCTAACTATCAAAAGATTTGCTTTTGTAATTGATTTATTGCACGTGGGCACGTTGGAAAATACGAACAAAAAAGGGGGGGGGCGTTGCGAGAATCGAACTCGCGACCTCTCGCACCCAAAGCGAGAATCATACCACTAGACCAAACGCCCTCAGATGATATTTTATGGTTTGTATTCTATTTACACAAACATAACTACAAATTGTACCTTTTCCCTCCAAAAATTCCCTCTTTTCCTCACGAATTCTCGTTTCCCTCGCTTCCTCCACCTACATCTCTTGCCCTTGTCACCTCGCACACGCAGATTCCCCAGTACCCCGCTGCCCCCCACCCGCCTCGCCATAACCAGATGGCGAGCGCCGCCGACGACCTGGACCTCCTGCTCTCCCTGGGCGAGGCCGTCCCGGAgacccctccctcctccccgcgcgccgccgatgGCCCCGGGTCCGGCGGCGCCTTCACACCTCCGAGGACGGCGCGGCCCGGCGGCACCGACATGTCCGTCTTCCGCGACGCCGTCAAGGATTACCTCGAGGCGGCCCCCGAATCCACCTCCCGGCTCCCCGAGCGCCCCAAGCGGCCCAAGGCCACCGAGACCCTCGTCGACAAGTACTCCGGCCTCCGCATCAAGCACCTGACGCTCTCGCCCCTCGAGATCAGCAACCGCTTCGCCGACATCCGATTCGTGCGCATCACCGCGATAAAGTGAGGTTCCTTTTCCCGATCCACCCCGCTGCTGGGTTATTCAGGTTTTTAGCTCATCGATTTATTGGgcgtttttcttttccctgtgCGTGTGTGCAGGAACTCTGTGGGGAGCGACAGGTTCTCGGGCTGCTGGGCGACGGCGGGGGTGTTGCTAGACAAGGGCGTGCCGCGGGTGAGCGCGAAGGGGACCAGCTACAGCATCTGGAAGATGGGCGCCCTGGACGAGACCGAGGTATCGTTGTTCCTGTTTGGGGATGCGCATGTCCACTACTCCGGCGCTGCCGTTGGCTCCGTGTTCGCGCTGCTGAATGGAAATGTTCGCATGGACAATGGGGTACTTCTCGGCTGGCATTTTGATGTTTTTGGTCGCTTGTCAGCTGTTCTGTTGCTGATTTCAATGTGTTGGTGATGTTGCTGTGCAGGGCAAAGGGTTCTCTGTGAGTGTTGCTTCAGTGGGGCAGATGTTCAAGATGGGAGTTGCAGCGGACTTCAGTCTCTGCAAAGGGAAGAGGAAAGACGGGGTGGCTTGCACCATGGCGATAAATAAGTAAGTGTCTTCAAACCCATGGAATGTCTTGTCATTTCAGTAGCTTCCTATCAGTAAACTTTGGAAAATTCCGAAACAACGATGTACACAAAAGTAGTGAGAAGCTTTTGTGATCAGTGATTGCCACAGCTTTTCACAGATATCAGCAGAAGGTATAATGCGCTAATGTGGCACATTTTCAAGCATGTGGCTATGTGATTGTCTTCTTGCTCTCGGACTCAGACTCTTAGCAAGATGAGCTTTACTGTTTTTTATTGCCTAAAGCATCTCCTGCATATTATGTCTCAACTACAAGAATGTATCAAAGCTGCCATTATGTGACTAGATTCTCCTCTCTTTTTCCAGGAGCAAAGGAGCATATTGCAAATTTCATTCGTCGGTAAGGATATACCCAACATTCAGCAACTGATATGAATAATTGGATATGCATGTTGCATGATTCATCATGCTTCTTTCATTTTTGCAGAAGACATCACAGAAGTACACTACTGGCAGAGTGGAGCTTAAGGGCGGGTAAGGAAAACCTTAAAAAGGAGTACTAGTCCTTTCCTTGATGGCTCCGCAttttatgtttcttttgttCGTCCTGATATAATTACACAGTATCATTTTGGGCCATGCGTCATTATATACGATGACTTTTTCCTTTCAGAAACTTTCAATTTGCTTCCAAACTTCGATCTGAAGGGATTTACATGGTCAACCGGTCCTCAGAACAACCCAACCCAAGAAAGCCATTCCAACCAGTTAAAGTAATGTCAATCGATGGGCTAAAAAGGGCTTTAAGGTATGTAAACTTGTAAAGAGCTATTTGACATTAGCTGCTCCGTCTACCTAATCTACTGGTTGTTCACCTGCGCCTGATATTTGACTAGTTTGTATTTACTGTTCTTTTCAATTCTGTTTGGTGATGACTAAAAAAAATGAATGCTGTCGTGTTTCCTTAAAAGACCAATTTACCACTGTTCCATCATGGCCATTGCACTGGTTATTTGCATTTGGATTGTGGTATACTCCCtgcgtcccaaattgtaggttgttttggcttttctaggtgcatatgcacctaaatatagtgtatgtctagatgcatataaacatctgtgaacctagaaaagtcaaaacgacctacaatttgaaatggagggagttgGATTTAGAGCCTGTCATTCAAAAGGAAATATAAACAGAACCCAATTCTGCAGTTACACCTTTTGGAGATTATCTAGTGTTATATAATTGTGAACGAAATTCTATGCCTAAATTTGTGACATCTTACAGGATTCTTTGATGAATGTAATCCAGCTTCTGATTAAAGTATGCAGGACTGCAGTAGCCTTCGAAATAGTATGAAATGATTGATGTTGTCATGCTTAAGTTCTGATTTTTCTGTGCAGCAATGCAGATAGAGTAACTACTAAGAACCAGTCTCAGGGTATAAGATTTCTTTCCCATGTTACAGGTAACCTATTTTTCCCCTTCACAAGTAATTAGAATTGAACTTAGCACCAAATTCATGAAAGAAACTGTCATCAGATTGGCGCCTATTACTGACTGATAAACTCCCATCTGCATAATAAATCAGCTAATATGGACAATAGGAGATCAACTGTCCAAAGCAATGGTTCTACAAACCAACAGCAACAGAAATCAAAGTTCAGCTTGAACAAAAGGTCAGTCACAATATGCCGTGCTTTGCTTAAAATGGTCTTCAATTTTCTATTAGTCATCAGTGACATCAAAATAAACAAGCTTGTGATTTGTAGTTCGTCATCATCTGGCGCCAAAGGACCACCCATGCAGGGTTTGGGTAAGCCAGAACAAGATTTCAAGAGACGAAAAGTGAATAATCCACCAGAGAATATCGTTGAGCTTGATGCAGTCAGCTCAGACGATGATGAGATCAATATAGTACTGCGACGCTGATTGTCGAGTCATGTACTAGGAATGGCAATGTACTAAAAATGGTAtaaagtttccaaaaaaaactaaaaatggTATAAGCAAGAGTTTTCAGGAATATTTCATTCACATGCTGTACCCAGGGAATAGACAGATTATCAGATAACCATCATTTTCTGTATAGTATATTGTGCTGTACAAGATTCGTCAATTTTCGTCATTTTCACCTGTTTGTCTGTTGAACAGCAACAAGGGTGCTCGGGTAGACCCCCGGCGTTTGGCCATTGGGCGGCCATAATTGATTGGGCGGTGCGCCCCTTTCGGAACAAGTGCATTTGCCTTTTGACTTTGCGATCGAATTTTCGTTGTGCTACATGGTCTCTTGGATTCATGAATTACCTAGGAGTACACGTTACGTTGAGTCGTTGAGCACGACTTGTAAATACATATCTTAAAGCAACTCTAAAAGTTCCTTAAAATTACTTCAaaatctttaatttttttttacctccAACAGCCTCTCCATCCTTCCCGTAAAAGTAAAAATACGCAGACGTTAAAAACACAGATCGGTGCTTCCCCAATCGCCAGAACTGCTCCTTTCT from Setaria italica strain Yugu1 chromosome II, Setaria_italica_v2.0, whole genome shotgun sequence encodes the following:
- the LOC101783037 gene encoding protein MCM10 homolog, whose product is MASAADDLDLLLSLGEAVPETPPSSPRAADGPGSGGAFTPPRTARPGGTDMSVFRDAVKDYLEAAPESTSRLPERPKRPKATETLVDKYSGLRIKHLTLSPLEISNRFADIRFVRITAIKNSVGSDRFSGCWATAGVLLDKGVPRVSAKGTSYSIWKMGALDETEVSLFLFGDAHVHYSGAAVGSVFALLNGNVRMDNGGKGFSVSVASVGQMFKMGVAADFSLCKGKRKDGVACTMAINKSKGAYCKFHSSKTSQKYTTGRVELKGGNFQFASKLRSEGIYMVNRSSEQPNPRKPFQPVKVMSIDGLKRALSNADRVTTKNQSQGIRFLSHVTANMDNRRSTVQSNGSTNQQQQKSKFSLNKSSSSSGAKGPPMQGLGKPEQDFKRRKVNNPPENIVELDAVSSDDDEINIVLRR